A genomic segment from Geminocystis sp. M7585_C2015_104 encodes:
- the truB gene encoding tRNA pseudouridine(55) synthase TruB — protein MDGFLNLNKPANFTSHDCVAKLRKILNTRKIGHGGTLDPCATGVLPIAVGKATRLLQFLPTKKAYIATIRLGLVTTTDDLEGEVIKNAATVHVTLEEIQSCLRDFIGVIRQKPPVFSAIKKGGEKLYNLARKGIEVEAPVREVFIESIEILGWRQEEAELDLNIVCDSGTYIRSIARDLGEKLGCGGTLAGLKRTLSCGMIIENSLTLEEITEQKKQGILKLIEIDKPLDNLPAIYLKKQEGERWLKGQKLEMEIETEKSGKIFRTYNHQRQFIGISEMVKENPPVIKPKVVIG, from the coding sequence ATGGATGGTTTTCTTAACCTCAATAAGCCGGCAAATTTCACCTCCCACGACTGTGTGGCTAAACTGAGAAAAATCCTTAATACCAGGAAAATAGGACATGGTGGTACTTTAGATCCTTGTGCCACAGGCGTACTACCCATTGCTGTCGGCAAGGCAACTCGTCTGTTACAGTTTCTACCAACAAAAAAAGCCTACATCGCTACTATCAGACTCGGGTTGGTTACCACTACTGACGATTTAGAGGGGGAGGTGATAAAAAATGCAGCCACTGTCCATGTTACTTTGGAGGAAATTCAATCATGTCTAAGGGATTTTATTGGTGTTATTCGGCAAAAACCCCCCGTTTTTAGTGCCATCAAGAAAGGCGGCGAAAAGTTGTACAATTTAGCCCGTAAGGGGATAGAAGTGGAGGCCCCCGTCAGGGAGGTTTTTATTGAGTCAATTGAGATTTTAGGTTGGCGGCAGGAGGAAGCTGAATTGGATTTGAACATAGTATGTGACTCTGGTACATATATAAGGTCTATTGCCAGGGATTTGGGAGAAAAACTAGGCTGTGGTGGAACTTTAGCAGGTTTAAAAAGGACACTTAGCTGTGGCATGATAATAGAAAACAGCCTTACGTTAGAGGAAATAACTGAGCAAAAAAAACAAGGCATCTTGAAGTTGATAGAAATAGATAAGCCCCTGGATAATCTCCCTGCTATTTATTTGAAAAAACAAGAAGGTGAAAGGTGGTTAAAAGGGCAAAAACTAGAGATGGAGATAGAAACAGAGAAAAGTGGGAAAATCTTCCGCACCTATAATCATCAGCGACAATTTATAGGTATTAGTGAAATGGTAAAAGAAAACCCCCCCGTTATCAAACCAAAAGTAGTAATTGGCTAG
- a CDS encoding dTDP-4-dehydrorhamnose 3,5-epimerase, protein MGIKGSGVVIRQLESIQGGMSYFYTPQSSHETMLVQIPPHSVDDLFVHRFQTDQLLVVRGSFVLVILHNRRYEYIHLREDRPQVVIIPPKIPHGAINLSDKPCFLVNAVLRHGKPHPKDYQPVKKPFPYDLQHVLKLSDSRTVSLS, encoded by the coding sequence ATGGGTATCAAAGGCAGCGGCGTAGTAATCCGCCAACTGGAGTCTATACAGGGGGGTATGTCGTACTTTTATACCCCCCAGTCCAGTCACGAAACCATGCTAGTACAAATTCCCCCCCACAGTGTGGATGATTTGTTTGTACACCGTTTTCAGACCGATCAGCTGTTGGTGGTGAGGGGAAGTTTTGTATTGGTGATATTGCACAACAGACGTTACGAGTACATACACTTAAGGGAGGACAGGCCTCAGGTGGTAATAATTCCGCCGAAAATCCCCCATGGCGCCATCAATCTCAGTGATAAACCCTGTTTCTTGGTAAATGCCGTATTGCGTCACGGTAAACCCCATCCCAAAGACTATCAGCCTGTCAAAAAACCTTTCCCCTATGATTTACAGCATGTATTGAAACTCTCTGATTCTCGGACAGTCAGTCTCAGCTAA
- a CDS encoding DUF1257 domain-containing protein yields MSHFSTLRTKITDAEVLINSLKDLGLTVKLNADVRGYNNQRIRADIVAVLEGEYDLGWSRNADGTFDLIADLWGVAKKHNQTELINSINQKYAVNKTLKEVKQRGLQNANVKLVVK; encoded by the coding sequence ATGTCCCATTTTAGCACACTCCGTACAAAAATAACCGACGCTGAAGTTCTCATCAACTCCCTCAAGGACCTTGGCCTGACTGTTAAGCTCAACGCCGATGTCCGCGGCTACAACAATCAGAGAATTCGTGCTGACATTGTGGCCGTTTTGGAAGGGGAATACGACCTGGGATGGTCTCGGAATGCCGATGGCACTTTTGACCTCATCGCCGATCTGTGGGGTGTTGCCAAGAAACACAATCAAACTGAACTCATCAACTCCATCAACCAAAAATATGCTGTTAACAAGACCCTGAAAGAGGTTAAACAGCGCGGCCTACAAAATGCCAACGTCAAACTGGTGGTTAAGTAG
- a CDS encoding pentapeptide repeat-containing protein encodes MILSYCFNPDCPSPQNPPNLKYCQACGSELILRGRYRAVKKIGKGGFGSTFLCVDLSLPGNPLCVVKQLKVPADDKEDFEMALELFAREAKTLGKLDHPQIPRLLDYFEQDRRFYLVQTWVKGDNLQQEVKKNGVFTEKKLKEFLEEILRVLKYVHSQKIIHRDIKPANIIRREQDGRLVLIDFGAVKDEVNSQLAAKYHGKTALTQFAVGTMGYAPPEQLAMRPFYSSDIYALGATCLYLLTGKSPKEFPVNENTGELAWRESVNISKGLETILSRMLEVDVRNRYKSAEEVLKDLELISAEGELKQGLLIQSPLPQATFTADDSSSDASYASPTARLAKAIRARKSRQGKTGHLVALPVTVETILLSYGRGKRDFSGQNLNGFDFSGQEIPGINFHHCQLQGVNFEGSNLKRANFYAADLKGANFYKARLKYGHFLKADLQEADLREADLRKANLEGANLMGANLCGADLTGATVTEEQLAQAVTNWNTIFPDGKKRLFG; translated from the coding sequence ATGATTCTGAGCTATTGCTTCAACCCCGACTGCCCCTCTCCCCAAAATCCCCCAAATCTGAAATACTGTCAGGCATGTGGCTCTGAGCTTATTTTAAGGGGTCGTTATCGTGCTGTCAAGAAAATCGGCAAGGGCGGCTTCGGCTCCACTTTCCTTTGTGTGGATTTGTCTCTCCCTGGCAACCCCCTCTGTGTGGTTAAACAATTGAAAGTGCCTGCGGATGACAAAGAGGATTTTGAAATGGCACTGGAATTGTTCGCCAGAGAGGCCAAAACCCTGGGAAAGTTAGACCATCCCCAAATACCCCGTCTTTTGGACTATTTTGAACAAGATAGGCGCTTTTACCTGGTACAAACCTGGGTTAAAGGGGATAATCTCCAACAGGAAGTTAAGAAAAACGGTGTTTTTACTGAGAAAAAGCTCAAGGAATTTCTGGAGGAGATTTTACGGGTGCTTAAATATGTCCACTCCCAAAAAATTATTCATCGCGACATCAAACCGGCTAATATTATCCGGAGAGAACAAGACGGTAGACTAGTACTCATTGATTTCGGGGCAGTCAAGGATGAGGTCAATAGCCAGTTGGCGGCGAAATACCACGGCAAAACCGCCCTTACCCAGTTTGCTGTGGGAACTATGGGTTATGCACCCCCTGAACAGTTGGCCATGCGCCCCTTCTATTCTAGCGACATTTATGCCCTTGGCGCTACCTGTTTGTACTTGTTGACGGGAAAATCGCCTAAGGAATTTCCAGTAAATGAAAATACAGGGGAGTTGGCGTGGCGAGAGTCTGTTAACATCAGCAAGGGTTTGGAGACTATTTTATCCCGAATGTTGGAGGTGGATGTACGCAACCGCTACAAGTCAGCAGAAGAGGTGTTGAAGGATCTAGAATTGATTTCTGCAGAGGGGGAATTGAAACAGGGATTGTTGATTCAATCTCCCCTCCCTCAAGCCACTTTCACCGCCGATGACTCCTCCTCTGATGCTAGTTATGCTTCCCCCACTGCCCGTTTGGCCAAGGCTATTAGGGCGAGAAAATCCCGTCAGGGGAAAACCGGCCATCTGGTTGCCCTTCCGGTCACAGTGGAGACTATCCTTCTCAGTTATGGCAGGGGTAAAAGGGACTTTAGTGGTCAGAATTTAAACGGGTTTGACTTCTCCGGACAAGAAATACCGGGAATCAATTTCCACCACTGTCAGCTGCAAGGGGTCAACTTTGAAGGAAGCAACCTGAAAAGGGCTAATTTTTACGCTGCTGACCTAAAGGGCGCCAATTTCTACAAGGCCCGTCTCAAATATGGGCATTTTCTTAAAGCCGACCTACAAGAGGCGGATTTGCGGGAGGCTGACCTGCGAAAGGCCAATTTGGAGGGGGCAAATCTCATGGGCGCTAACCTCTGTGGTGCCGACCTTACGGGCGCTACAGTCACCGAGGAACAATTGGCACAAGCCGTAACCAACTGGAATACCATCTTCCCCGACGGCAAAAAACGTCTGTTTGGCTAG
- a CDS encoding class I SAM-dependent methyltransferase, which yields MSEVTEAVRRLYNTYPFPPDPLLDEPPAGYNWRWHYQAAYNFCTGIKPKKREKIRILDAGCGTGSGTEYLILHNPKADIVAIDISEKALEIAQRRLEKSGILKEFQGSIIFKQLPVESVSQLEGEFDFINCVGVLHHLPQPEVGLKALASKLAPGGIFHIFVYGELGRWEIRLMQQAIALLNDKKDDYKEGVRIGRKIFAALPENNRLVRRERERWAWENQRDECFADMYVHPQEIDFNINTLFDFINSSGLEFVGFSNPQVWQLERLLGKDEELMKKAYSLTEKERYRLIELLDPETITHYEFFLAKPPLPRYDWQDDDLLAKAIPQLNPCMFGWESKNLLDYQFQPVTLDDNEFAFMKLCSLNPDKQFTVRDILSRVSLNLSQVRSLVKRQLVMLSLP from the coding sequence ATGTCAGAGGTTACAGAGGCGGTTAGAAGACTTTATAACACATATCCCTTCCCACCAGATCCCCTATTAGACGAACCCCCTGCTGGTTATAATTGGCGTTGGCACTATCAGGCGGCTTATAATTTCTGTACTGGCATCAAGCCCAAAAAAAGGGAGAAAATTCGCATTTTAGATGCGGGTTGTGGTACAGGTTCGGGGACAGAGTATTTAATACTACACAACCCCAAGGCTGACATAGTAGCAATAGATATTAGTGAGAAAGCCTTAGAGATTGCCCAAAGGCGACTAGAAAAGTCGGGAATTCTCAAGGAATTTCAGGGGAGTATTATCTTCAAACAGTTGCCTGTGGAGTCGGTTAGCCAGTTGGAGGGGGAGTTTGATTTTATCAACTGTGTTGGCGTATTACATCATTTACCCCAGCCGGAGGTTGGGTTAAAGGCATTAGCTTCAAAATTGGCTCCAGGTGGAATTTTCCATATTTTTGTGTATGGGGAGTTAGGCAGATGGGAAATCAGGTTGATGCAACAGGCCATTGCCCTGTTAAATGATAAAAAAGACGACTACAAGGAGGGGGTAAGGATAGGGAGGAAAATATTTGCCGCCTTGCCGGAAAACAATCGTTTGGTGAGGAGGGAAAGGGAGCGTTGGGCGTGGGAAAATCAAAGGGATGAGTGTTTTGCCGATATGTATGTCCACCCCCAAGAGATAGACTTTAACATCAATACCCTTTTTGATTTTATCAACAGCTCAGGTTTAGAATTTGTGGGCTTTTCCAACCCCCAGGTATGGCAACTAGAGCGTTTGCTGGGTAAAGATGAAGAACTAATGAAAAAGGCGTACTCCTTAACAGAAAAAGAACGTTACCGTTTGATAGAATTGCTAGATCCAGAAACCATTACCCATTACGAGTTTTTTCTAGCCAAACCGCCATTACCCCGATATGACTGGCAAGACGACGACCTGTTGGCAAAAGCCATCCCCCAATTGAATCCCTGTATGTTTGGCTGGGAGAGTAAAAACCTGTTAGACTACCAATTTCAACCCGTTACCCTTGACGACAACGAGTTTGCCTTTATGAAACTCTGTAGCCTGAATCCCGACAAACAATTTACAGTAAGGGACATCTTATCTCGGGTATCCTTAAACCTATCACAAGTGCGTTCTCTGGTCAAGAGGCAGTTAGTGATGTTAAGTCTGCCCTAG
- the tkt gene encoding transketolase, translating into MVVASQSIEQLCINAIRFLSIDAVEKAKSGHPGLPMGAAPMAFVLWDRFLRFNPKNPNWFNRDRFVLSAGHGSMLLYSLLHLYGYDSVTIEDIKQFRQWKSKTPGHPENFMTPGVEVTTGPLGQGIANAVGLALAEAHLAARYNKPDCKIVDHYTYVLLGDGCNMEGISGEAASLAGHWGLGKLIALYDDNHISIDGSTDIAFTEDVCKRFEAYGWHVQHVPDGNTDLEGIARAIENAKAVTDRPSLIKITTTIGYGSPNKANTAGVHGAPLGADEVALTRKNLGWDYEPFVVPEDVYNHCRKAIERGARLQAEWEETFATYKAKYPAEAEEFENILNGKLPDNWADCLPRYTPEDKPVATRKHSEICLNAIAKVLPQLIGGSADLTHSNLTEIHHEGDFQKGAYHNRNIHFGVREHAMGAICNGIALHRSGLIPYGATFLVFTDYMRNAIRLSALSQAHVIWVMTHDSIALGEDGPTHQPVEHLMSLRLIPDLYVFRPADGNETSGAYKVAIETRNRPSLLALSRQNVPNLPGTSIEGVARGAYVLSGGEETPDIILIGTGSEVALCVGAADKLRAEGVKVRVVSMPCIELFEAQDEEYKESVLPKAVRKRVSVEAGVTWGWERYIGDEGIAIGIDCFGVSAPGNVVMAKFGFTVDNVYAKAKSLLG; encoded by the coding sequence ATGGTAGTTGCAAGCCAGTCTATTGAACAGTTGTGCATTAACGCCATTCGTTTTCTCTCCATAGACGCGGTAGAGAAGGCTAAATCCGGACACCCAGGCCTACCGATGGGGGCGGCGCCCATGGCCTTTGTATTGTGGGATCGTTTCCTGCGCTTTAACCCCAAAAACCCTAATTGGTTCAACCGTGACCGTTTTGTGCTGTCAGCGGGACATGGCTCCATGTTACTATACTCCCTGTTACATCTATACGGTTACGACAGTGTTACCATAGAGGACATCAAGCAGTTCCGGCAGTGGAAGTCAAAAACCCCAGGACACCCGGAAAACTTCATGACACCAGGGGTGGAGGTTACCACTGGACCGTTAGGGCAGGGAATTGCTAATGCAGTAGGATTGGCTTTGGCAGAAGCCCACCTAGCCGCCAGATACAACAAACCAGACTGCAAAATTGTAGACCACTACACTTATGTTCTCCTGGGGGACGGTTGTAACATGGAAGGTATCTCTGGCGAGGCGGCCTCCCTCGCCGGCCACTGGGGGTTAGGTAAGTTAATAGCTCTTTACGACGACAACCATATTTCCATCGATGGCTCTACAGATATAGCCTTCACAGAGGATGTATGTAAGCGGTTTGAGGCCTATGGATGGCATGTACAACATGTACCAGACGGAAATACAGATTTGGAAGGCATTGCCAGAGCCATAGAAAATGCTAAGGCAGTCACCGATAGACCCTCCCTCATCAAGATTACAACTACCATAGGCTATGGTTCCCCCAACAAGGCTAACACAGCAGGGGTTCATGGTGCGCCCCTAGGTGCAGATGAAGTAGCCCTTACCCGCAAGAATCTAGGTTGGGATTACGAGCCTTTTGTGGTACCTGAGGATGTGTATAATCACTGCCGCAAAGCCATTGAAAGAGGAGCCCGTCTCCAGGCAGAGTGGGAAGAAACCTTTGCCACCTACAAGGCCAAATACCCAGCCGAAGCAGAGGAGTTTGAGAATATCCTTAATGGCAAATTGCCCGACAACTGGGCCGACTGTCTACCTCGTTATACCCCTGAAGATAAACCCGTTGCTACCCGTAAACACTCAGAAATCTGCCTAAATGCCATTGCCAAGGTATTACCCCAACTAATCGGCGGCTCAGCAGATTTAACCCACTCCAACCTCACAGAGATTCACCATGAAGGCGATTTCCAAAAGGGCGCCTACCACAACCGCAATATCCACTTTGGCGTTAGAGAGCATGCCATGGGGGCTATTTGTAACGGCATTGCACTACACCGTAGCGGTCTTATTCCCTATGGAGCTACATTTTTAGTATTCACAGATTACATGAGAAATGCCATCCGGCTGTCAGCCCTATCACAAGCCCATGTAATATGGGTGATGACTCATGATTCCATCGCCCTGGGAGAAGATGGCCCTACCCACCAACCCGTCGAGCATTTGATGTCTTTGCGTCTGATACCCGATTTGTACGTATTCCGCCCCGCCGACGGCAATGAGACTTCTGGCGCCTATAAGGTGGCTATTGAAACCAGAAACAGGCCCTCCCTCTTAGCCTTGAGTCGTCAGAATGTGCCCAATTTGCCGGGCACTTCCATAGAAGGGGTAGCCAGAGGCGCCTATGTCCTCTCCGGTGGGGAAGAAACCCCCGATATTATACTAATAGGCACTGGCAGTGAGGTAGCTTTGTGTGTGGGGGCGGCCGACAAGTTAAGGGCAGAAGGCGTAAAGGTAAGGGTCGTATCTATGCCCTGTATTGAGCTTTTTGAAGCCCAAGACGAAGAGTACAAAGAGTCCGTATTGCCCAAGGCCGTGAGAAAACGAGTATCTGTAGAAGCCGGCGTCACCTGGGGATGGGAGCGTTATATTGGGGATGAAGGTATTGCCATTGGCATCGACTGCTTTGGCGTTTCCGCGCCAGGTAATGTGGTGATGGCAAAATTCGGTTTCACGGTGGATAATGTCTATGCCAAGGCTAAATCCCTTTTAGGCTAA
- a CDS encoding 3'(2'),5'-bisphosphate nucleotidase: MYQKEKEIAIAAVRQASRLCEKVRAAIPPALAKEDKSPVTVADFGSQAIICKAIREAFPDDPIVAEECAQQLRQPGATEILSQVTRYVQEIIPSATADEVLDWIDYGNGTVGERFWTLDPIDGTKGFLRQDQYAIALALIEGGEVKLGILGCPALWDGTLFVAVRDEGSYRMPLTGEEAVRLQVVDSQTGEYFRLVESVESSHGDSERQNAIARAVGITNPSLKVDSQAKYGIVASGRAALYLRLPSPKYPDYRENIWDHAAGAIIVEQAGGIVTDMFGKPLDFFSSPKMINNRGIVASCGSIHQAVLKALSSQ, encoded by the coding sequence ATGTACCAGAAAGAAAAAGAAATTGCCATCGCCGCAGTGCGTCAAGCCTCCCGACTGTGCGAGAAGGTTAGGGCAGCTATACCACCAGCCTTGGCAAAAGAAGACAAAAGCCCAGTGACCGTAGCAGATTTCGGCTCACAAGCCATCATATGTAAAGCCATAAGAGAGGCCTTTCCCGATGACCCCATTGTAGCAGAAGAATGTGCCCAGCAGCTACGTCAACCAGGAGCCACTGAGATTCTTAGCCAGGTGACTAGATACGTGCAAGAGATTATCCCCTCTGCTACCGCTGACGAGGTGTTAGACTGGATTGACTACGGCAATGGCACTGTGGGGGAGCGTTTTTGGACCCTAGATCCCATTGATGGCACAAAGGGATTCCTCCGTCAAGACCAATATGCTATCGCCTTGGCACTGATTGAAGGGGGAGAGGTAAAATTAGGAATATTAGGATGTCCCGCCTTGTGGGATGGCACCCTGTTTGTGGCTGTAAGGGATGAAGGGAGTTATAGGATGCCCCTGACGGGAGAAGAGGCTGTTAGACTACAAGTGGTTGACAGTCAAACGGGGGAGTATTTCCGCCTGGTGGAAAGTGTAGAATCCAGTCACGGCGACTCAGAAAGACAAAATGCCATTGCTAGGGCAGTAGGTATTACTAACCCCTCCCTAAAAGTAGACTCCCAGGCCAAATACGGCATTGTGGCTTCCGGAAGGGCAGCCTTGTATCTCCGTCTCCCTTCCCCCAAATATCCAGACTACCGGGAGAATATTTGGGATCATGCCGCAGGTGCTATCATTGTGGAACAAGCTGGTGGGATTGTCACGGACATGTTTGGCAAACCCCTTGATTTCTTCTCCTCCCCTAAGATGATTAATAATCGAGGTAT
- a CDS encoding AAA family ATPase: MKEELSILIRAQYPLIYLITSEEERAQQAIAEIVARTAEGKTRPRIYLWTVTRGIVEWGNSERVSGQHNTISPEAAIEWVVRQKEPGIYIFKDLHPFLESPTVTRWLRDAIASFKGTEKIMILMSPYQKTPPELEKDLVVLDFPLPEAGELDGVLEGVVRKGRVRPPSPEVREKLVRAALGLTLDEAEKVYRKAIVQSGRLSEEEVEIVLSEKKQLIRRNGILEYLEEDETIDEVGGLEELKRWLTQRAEAFSDKAREYGLPQPKGMLILGVPGCGKSLIAKTTSKLWGLPLLRLDMGRVYDGSMVGKSEANLRSALKTAESISPAILFIDELDKAFAGGAGSSDSDGGTSSRIFGSFLTWMQEKRSPVFVMATANRVDRLPGEFLRKGRFDEIFFVDLPTPLEREAIFRIHLRKRRRDISRFDLEELAKVSEGFSGAEIEQAIVAAMYEAFAQGREFNQLDIIAAIKSTLPLSRTMTEQVTALRDWARQRARPASASIAEYQRMEF; encoded by the coding sequence ATGAAAGAAGAGTTGAGCATCCTGATAAGAGCCCAGTATCCCCTCATATACTTGATCACATCGGAGGAGGAGCGCGCCCAACAGGCAATTGCCGAAATAGTGGCAAGGACGGCAGAGGGCAAGACAAGGCCGAGGATCTACCTGTGGACGGTGACCCGTGGCATAGTGGAATGGGGCAATAGTGAACGGGTGTCGGGGCAACACAATACCATCTCCCCAGAGGCGGCCATCGAGTGGGTGGTAAGACAAAAAGAACCGGGGATCTACATATTCAAGGACTTACATCCCTTCCTGGAGTCCCCCACCGTAACCCGTTGGCTTCGAGATGCCATAGCTAGTTTCAAGGGGACAGAAAAAATCATGATCCTAATGTCACCCTATCAGAAAACTCCCCCGGAACTGGAAAAGGATCTGGTGGTGTTGGACTTCCCCCTGCCAGAAGCAGGAGAGCTAGATGGAGTTCTGGAAGGGGTAGTCAGAAAGGGCAGAGTAAGGCCACCATCTCCGGAGGTGAGGGAGAAGCTGGTAAGGGCGGCTTTGGGACTGACCCTGGACGAGGCGGAAAAGGTATACCGCAAGGCAATTGTCCAGTCGGGCAGACTGAGCGAGGAAGAAGTGGAAATTGTCTTGTCCGAGAAAAAGCAACTCATCCGCCGCAATGGCATTCTCGAATACCTGGAGGAAGACGAGACCATAGACGAGGTGGGGGGATTGGAGGAGCTGAAGCGGTGGTTGACTCAAAGGGCCGAAGCCTTCAGCGACAAGGCCAGAGAGTACGGCCTGCCTCAGCCGAAGGGGATGTTGATTCTAGGTGTCCCAGGGTGCGGTAAGTCCCTTATTGCTAAGACCACCTCTAAACTCTGGGGATTGCCTCTGTTGCGGTTGGATATGGGCAGGGTTTACGACGGCTCCATGGTGGGGAAGTCAGAGGCTAATCTGAGGAGTGCCCTGAAGACTGCCGAGTCTATCTCCCCTGCTATCCTGTTTATAGACGAGTTGGACAAGGCTTTCGCGGGGGGTGCTGGCTCGAGTGACTCGGACGGGGGTACTTCTAGTCGAATTTTTGGTTCCTTCCTTACCTGGATGCAGGAGAAACGCTCGCCGGTGTTCGTCATGGCCACTGCTAACCGGGTTGACAGGCTGCCGGGGGAGTTCCTGCGAAAGGGCCGCTTTGACGAGATCTTCTTCGTGGATTTGCCTACCCCCCTAGAAAGAGAGGCAATCTTCAGAATTCACCTCAGGAAAAGACGCCGTGACATCAGTCGCTTCGACCTGGAGGAGTTGGCAAAGGTTTCCGAAGGTTTCTCCGGGGCAGAGATTGAGCAGGCGATAGTGGCGGCCATGTATGAGGCCTTCGCCCAGGGGAGAGAGTTTAACCAGCTGGACATCATCGCCGCTATCAAGTCCACTCTCCCTCTGTCCCGTACTATGACTGAACAGGTCACCGCGCTACGAGACTGGGCCAGACAAAGGGCCCGACCTGCTTCAGCCTCCATCGCTGAGTACCAGCGGATGGAGTTTTGA
- a CDS encoding PepSY domain-containing protein produces MFKQTIRITLFFILATLFFPNLAVKASSDDDDYHTYRRRGNTKAAVEILHLLESRGYSPIVEMEYEDGLWEIKAYRDGIRREVKVDLIFGRIISEKRDDN; encoded by the coding sequence ATGTTTAAACAAACCATCAGGATAACCCTATTTTTCATATTAGCCACCCTTTTCTTCCCTAATTTAGCTGTAAAGGCATCTTCCGATGACGATGATTATCATACCTATAGACGTCGGGGTAATACCAAGGCGGCGGTAGAAATTTTGCATTTGCTGGAAAGTCGAGGTTATTCCCCCATTGTCGAGATGGAATATGAAGACGGTTTGTGGGAAATAAAAGCCTATCGTGATGGTATCAGAAGAGAGGTTAAAGTGGACCTCATTTTTGGCAGAATCATCTCCGAAAAGAGGGATGATAACTAG
- a CDS encoding Mo-dependent nitrogenase, with protein sequence MGITDYLFSEIVLQNCPGSDDLNIVNRGFLRDIGRRIRCFDPLSPLKKWIDSIEIKDEKTARIIDELIPSQCPFAREIRCFNRTILKIPPLCKLNPLYDNLMALKFRAVCYLESQKEGK encoded by the coding sequence ATGGGAATCACAGATTATCTCTTCTCGGAAATAGTACTTCAAAACTGCCCAGGTTCCGATGATTTAAACATAGTAAATAGAGGTTTTTTGCGGGATATAGGCAGAAGAATTAGGTGTTTTGACCCTTTATCACCACTGAAGAAATGGATAGATAGTATCGAGATTAAAGATGAGAAAACTGCTAGGATAATCGACGAACTAATCCCCTCTCAGTGTCCTTTTGCCCGAGAAATTAGGTGTTTTAATCGCACCATATTGAAAATTCCACCCCTGTGTAAATTGAATCCCCTCTATGACAATCTTATGGCACTGAAGTTCCGCGCCGTCTGTTATCTAGAATCTCAGAAAGAGGGGAAATAG
- a CDS encoding DUF1823 family protein: MLKNLPPLTEETIWGILKEEIDDETVNQLAWYYLGYRYDETTGKWDTSLVEESWQKEYPNPPDFIANRPPVVKLTRSIPPEKKQLLKEKLGFKGYKIGEFTPRDARRATIANWLLGLIS; this comes from the coding sequence ATGTTAAAAAACCTGCCACCGCTGACAGAGGAGACCATTTGGGGCATTCTGAAGGAAGAGATAGACGACGAGACGGTGAATCAACTGGCCTGGTATTATTTGGGGTATCGTTATGACGAGACAACGGGGAAATGGGATACCAGTTTGGTAGAAGAAAGTTGGCAAAAAGAATACCCCAACCCACCAGATTTTATAGCTAATCGTCCCCCCGTGGTCAAGTTGACTCGCTCAATTCCCCCCGAAAAGAAGCAACTGTTAAAGGAAAAATTAGGTTTCAAAGGCTATAAGATTGGGGAATTCACCCCCCGAGATGCTAGACGTGCTACCATTGCTAACTGGTTACTGGGTTTGATTAGCTGA